Proteins from one Amycolatopsis endophytica genomic window:
- a CDS encoding aldehyde dehydrogenase produces MNPHPFVREDRFFAGGEWLAPASGAHLESIDPSTEEVWATVPDGDATDVGTAVTAARSALDGPWSRLAPTRRGRLLTDLAALVERDAARLGELESRDNGKPLRDTVGEVKRAAEWLRYYGGAADKIQGDVIPFRDQAHAYTRLEPVGVVGAITPWNSPISLYSWKLGPALATGNTVVLKPAESTSVSALALARLVEEAGIPAGVVNVVPGRGATAGDALTAHPGVDKVSFTGSYGTAQRIMRNAANGLKHVSFECGGKSPHLVFADADLDRAVAVATHSAFRSTGQSCSCGSRLLVQRTVYDEVLAALVARTSRIRVGPALDPATHIGPHTSAGQLAKTRAYIQLGLDEGGRVVTGGGRPAGLERGFYIEPTIFEGLGNGSRLAQEEVFGPVLTVIPFDTEDEAVAIANDTTYGLVGGLWTSDIGRAHRVSARMQAGLVSVNTFRPTHWMLPYGGYKQSGLGRENGFDALREYVEVKTVVVDYADEEPTDPFAH; encoded by the coding sequence ATGAACCCACACCCCTTCGTGCGGGAGGACCGCTTCTTCGCCGGTGGCGAATGGCTGGCCCCGGCCTCCGGCGCGCACCTCGAGTCGATCGACCCCTCCACCGAGGAAGTCTGGGCCACCGTTCCCGACGGCGACGCCACCGACGTCGGCACCGCGGTCACCGCCGCGCGGTCCGCATTGGACGGACCGTGGTCGCGGCTGGCGCCCACCCGCCGCGGGCGGTTGCTGACCGACCTCGCGGCACTGGTCGAGCGCGACGCGGCGCGGCTCGGCGAACTGGAAAGCCGGGACAACGGGAAACCCCTGCGTGACACGGTGGGCGAGGTCAAGCGGGCGGCCGAATGGCTGCGGTACTACGGCGGTGCCGCGGACAAGATCCAGGGTGACGTGATCCCGTTCCGCGATCAGGCCCACGCCTACACCCGGCTGGAACCGGTCGGCGTGGTCGGGGCGATCACCCCGTGGAACTCCCCCATCAGCCTCTACTCGTGGAAGCTCGGGCCCGCGCTGGCGACCGGCAACACCGTCGTGCTCAAACCGGCCGAGTCGACCTCGGTGTCCGCGCTCGCGCTCGCCCGGCTGGTCGAGGAGGCCGGGATTCCCGCCGGGGTGGTCAACGTCGTGCCGGGGCGGGGCGCGACCGCGGGTGATGCGCTGACCGCGCATCCCGGCGTGGACAAGGTCTCCTTCACCGGCAGCTACGGCACCGCCCAGCGCATCATGCGCAACGCCGCCAACGGGCTCAAGCACGTCTCGTTCGAGTGCGGCGGGAAGTCCCCGCACCTGGTGTTCGCCGACGCCGATCTCGACCGGGCCGTCGCGGTCGCCACGCACAGCGCTTTCCGCTCCACCGGGCAGTCCTGTTCGTGCGGATCCCGCCTGCTCGTGCAGCGGACCGTCTACGACGAGGTGCTCGCGGCACTGGTCGCGCGGACATCCCGCATCCGGGTCGGTCCCGCTCTTGATCCCGCCACCCACATCGGGCCGCACACCTCGGCCGGGCAGCTGGCGAAGACACGAGCCTACATACAGCTGGGCCTCGACGAAGGCGGCCGCGTCGTCACCGGCGGCGGGCGCCCGGCCGGACTGGAACGCGGCTTCTACATCGAGCCGACGATCTTCGAGGGACTGGGCAACGGCTCCCGCCTGGCCCAGGAAGAGGTCTTCGGGCCGGTGCTCACCGTCATCCCGTTCGACACCGAGGACGAGGCCGTGGCGATCGCCAACGACACCACCTACGGCCTGGTCGGCGGGTTGTGGACCAGCGACATCGGCCGCGCCCACCGGGTCAGCGCCCGGATGCAGGCCGGGCTGGTCTCGGTCAACACCTTCCGCCCCACGCACTGGATGCTGCCCTACGGCGGTTACAAGCAGAGCGGCCTCGGCCGCGAGAACGGTTTCGACGCGCTGCGCGAGTACGTCGAGGTCAAGACCGTCGTCGTGGACTACGCCGACGAGGAACCCACCGACCCCTTCGCGCACTGA
- the tcuA gene encoding FAD-dependent tricarballylate dehydrogenase TcuA produces MTDTPTTVETDVLVVGGGNAGFSAAHSARERGVRVLLLERAPENEAGGNSFYTAGAYRLAHAGTDDLATIIAEGDPARLSRTVVPPYPAEAFTADMERVTEGRNDDALTEVLVRDSADAARWLAGKGIRWRLMYERQAYEDSGIYTFFGGLALGTVGGGKGLIAQHTEAARASGIEVRYASQVTALHRADDGAVTAVTVAGPHGEYRINAGAIVLAAGGFEANPRLRARHLGPEWEQAMVRGTPTNDGQILELALGIGAAPHGDYGTCHSVAWDVGAPPRGGDRHLTNQYTRQSYPLGIVVDRGGRRFVDEGADYRNYTYAKYGREILRRPGGIAWQLFDATTRPMLRTEEYDSEPITTATADTVEDLAAKLGIDPDGLRRTVEEFNAAIDPRPFNAAVKDERRARVDPPKSNWALALDTPPFHGYAVSCGITFTFGGLHITTGAQVLDTAGTPIPGLFAAGELVGGLFSGNYPGGTGLTSGTVFGRLAGAGATERATVVSVR; encoded by the coding sequence ATGACCGACACTCCCACGACCGTGGAGACCGACGTCCTGGTGGTAGGTGGGGGCAACGCCGGCTTCAGCGCCGCCCACAGCGCCCGGGAACGCGGGGTGCGGGTGCTGCTGCTGGAACGCGCCCCCGAAAACGAGGCGGGAGGCAATTCCTTCTACACCGCCGGCGCTTACCGGCTCGCGCACGCCGGCACCGACGACCTCGCCACGATCATCGCCGAAGGTGACCCCGCGCGGCTGAGCCGCACCGTCGTCCCGCCCTACCCGGCCGAGGCGTTCACCGCCGACATGGAACGCGTCACCGAGGGCCGTAATGACGACGCCCTGACCGAGGTGCTGGTGCGGGACAGCGCCGACGCCGCGCGGTGGCTGGCGGGCAAGGGCATCCGGTGGCGCCTGATGTACGAACGGCAGGCCTACGAGGACTCGGGCATCTACACCTTTTTCGGTGGTCTCGCGCTCGGGACCGTCGGTGGTGGCAAGGGCCTGATCGCCCAGCACACCGAAGCCGCCCGCGCGAGCGGAATCGAGGTCCGCTACGCCTCACAGGTCACCGCGCTGCACCGCGCCGACGATGGCGCCGTCACCGCGGTGACCGTGGCCGGGCCGCACGGCGAGTACCGGATCAACGCCGGCGCGATCGTGCTCGCCGCGGGCGGGTTCGAAGCCAACCCGCGGCTGCGTGCCCGTCACCTCGGTCCCGAGTGGGAGCAGGCGATGGTGCGCGGCACCCCGACCAACGACGGCCAGATCCTCGAACTGGCGCTCGGCATCGGCGCCGCGCCGCACGGGGACTACGGCACCTGTCACAGCGTCGCATGGGACGTCGGCGCCCCGCCCCGGGGCGGCGACCGGCACCTGACCAACCAGTACACGAGGCAGAGCTACCCGCTCGGCATCGTGGTCGACCGCGGCGGACGGCGGTTCGTCGACGAGGGCGCCGACTACCGCAACTACACCTACGCCAAGTACGGCCGCGAGATCCTGCGCCGCCCGGGCGGGATCGCGTGGCAGCTCTTCGACGCCACCACCCGCCCGATGCTGCGCACCGAGGAGTACGACAGCGAGCCGATCACCACCGCCACCGCCGACACCGTCGAGGATCTCGCCGCGAAACTCGGCATCGACCCCGACGGACTGCGCCGCACCGTCGAGGAGTTCAACGCCGCCATCGATCCGCGACCGTTCAACGCCGCGGTCAAGGACGAGCGCCGCGCCCGGGTCGATCCGCCCAAGTCGAACTGGGCGCTGGCGCTGGACACCCCGCCGTTCCACGGTTACGCGGTCAGCTGCGGCATCACGTTCACCTTCGGCGGCCTGCACATCACCACCGGCGCGCAGGTCCTGGACACCGCGGGCACACCGATCCCGGGCCTGTTCGCTGCGGGCGAGCTCGTCGGCGGGTTGTTCTCCGGAAACTACCCCGGCGGCACCGGCC